A genomic stretch from Pseudomonas sp. MUP55 includes:
- a CDS encoding sigma-70 family RNA polymerase sigma factor, whose translation MLENYYRELVCFLNAKLGNRQVAEDVVHDAYLRVLERASDTPIEQPRAFLYRTALNLVIDGHRRNALRQVEPLEVLDSKERFAPCSPHASHAQGQRLELLERALAELPAACRDSFLLRKLEGLSHLQIAERLGISRSLVEKHIVNAMKHCRSRMREWEAH comes from the coding sequence ATGTTGGAAAACTACTATCGCGAGCTGGTGTGTTTCCTCAACGCCAAGCTGGGCAACCGTCAGGTGGCCGAGGATGTGGTGCATGACGCGTATCTGCGGGTGCTGGAGCGCGCCAGTGACACCCCGATCGAGCAGCCGCGCGCGTTCCTCTACCGCACCGCGTTGAACCTGGTGATCGACGGCCATCGGCGCAACGCCCTGCGCCAGGTCGAGCCGCTGGAAGTGCTGGACAGCAAGGAACGCTTCGCCCCGTGCTCACCCCACGCCAGCCACGCCCAGGGCCAGCGCCTGGAGCTGCTCGAACGCGCCCTGGCCGAGTTGCCGGCTGCCTGCCGCGACAGTTTCCTGTTGCGCAAACTGGAGGGCCTGTCCCATCTGCAAATCGCCGAGCGTCTGGGCATTTCCCGCAGCCTGGTGGAAAAGCACATCGTCAACGCCATGAAGCACTGCCGGTCACGCATGCGCGAGTGGGAAGCGCACTGA
- a CDS encoding efflux RND transporter periplasmic adaptor subunit, translating to MKRPRPARRALLVVACLIPIVAFATWQGLASGRDTLSTVTVTRGDIENSVTALGTLQPRRYVDVGAQASGQIQKIHVEAGDQVKEGQLLVEIDPSTQKAKLDASRYAIDNLAAQLQEQKALHALARQKYQRQQRLSAGNATREEDVQTAKAELSATQARVDMFQAQIRQAQASLRSDEAELGYTRIYAPMAGTVVAVDARVGQTLNAQQQTPLILRIARLSPMTVWAEVSEADIGHVKPGMRAYFTTLSGGSRRWTSTVRQILPIPPKPLNETQGSGSPSSASKSGTGRVVLYTVLLDVDNADNALMAEMTTQVFFVASQVKDALTVPVAALQGTSNADTQVARVVAKNGRIEQREVRLGISDRLRVQVLEGLNEGDHVLIGPADSSGG from the coding sequence ATGAAACGCCCTCGACCTGCCCGACGCGCCCTGCTTGTGGTGGCGTGCCTGATTCCCATCGTTGCGTTTGCCACCTGGCAGGGCCTGGCGTCGGGCCGCGACACCCTCTCCACTGTCACCGTCACCCGTGGCGATATCGAAAACAGCGTCACGGCCCTGGGTACCTTGCAACCACGGCGCTATGTGGATGTTGGCGCCCAGGCCTCCGGGCAGATCCAGAAGATTCACGTCGAGGCCGGCGATCAGGTCAAGGAAGGCCAGCTGCTGGTCGAAATCGACCCGTCGACGCAAAAAGCCAAGCTCGACGCCAGCCGCTATGCCATCGACAACCTTGCGGCGCAGTTGCAGGAGCAGAAGGCCCTGCATGCCTTGGCACGCCAGAAGTACCAGCGCCAGCAACGTCTGAGCGCCGGTAACGCCACTCGCGAAGAAGACGTACAAACCGCCAAGGCTGAACTGAGCGCGACCCAGGCGCGGGTCGACATGTTCCAGGCCCAGATCCGCCAGGCCCAGGCCAGCCTGCGCAGCGACGAGGCGGAACTGGGCTATACGCGCATCTACGCACCGATGGCCGGCACCGTGGTCGCGGTGGATGCACGGGTCGGCCAGACGCTCAACGCCCAGCAACAAACCCCGCTGATCCTGCGCATCGCCAGGCTGTCGCCGATGACCGTATGGGCCGAGGTATCCGAGGCGGATATCGGCCACGTCAAACCCGGCATGCGTGCGTACTTCACCACCTTGAGCGGCGGCAGCCGGCGCTGGACCAGCACCGTGCGCCAGATCCTGCCGATCCCGCCCAAGCCGTTGAACGAAACCCAGGGCAGCGGCAGCCCGAGCAGCGCCAGCAAGAGCGGCACCGGCCGCGTGGTGCTGTACACAGTATTGCTGGACGTGGACAACGCCGATAACGCGCTGATGGCCGAGATGACCACCCAGGTGTTTTTCGTCGCAAGCCAGGTCAAGGACGCCCTCACCGTGCCGGTCGCCGCGTTGCAAGGCACCTCCAACGCGGACACCCAAGTCGCCCGGGTGGTGGCGAAAAACGGCCGCATCGAGCAGCGCGAGGTGCGCCTGGGCATCAGCGACCGCCTGCGCGTCCAGGTGCTGGAAGGACTCAACGAAGGCGATCATGTGTTGATCGGCCCGGCCGACAGCAGTGGGGGTTGA
- a CDS encoding MacB family efflux pump subunit translates to MTTPLIEFKHIRKSYGGGDSPQVDVLRGIDLSIHAGEFVAIVGASGSGKSTLMNILGCLDRPSEGDYLFAGENVAHLGSDELAWLRREAFGFVFQGYHLIPSASAQENVEMPAIYAGISASERHARASALLSRLGLAERTGNRPHQLSGGQQQRVSIARALMNGGHIILADEPTGALDSHSGAEVMTLLDELASQGHVVILITHDREVAARANRIIEIRDGLIISDSANADAFVPAEANSAALQAVDLRQRLADGAEHNGAWKAELLDALQAAWRVMWINRFRTALTLLGIIIGVASVVVMLAVGEGSKRQVMEQMGAFGSNILYVSGSSPNPRTPLGIITPEDVAALATLPQVKKIMPVNGAEAGVRFGNIDYMAYVGGNDTNFPTIFNWPVVEGSYFTEADERNAATVAVIGARVRDKLFKGLVNPIGQYILIENVPFQVVGVLQEKGSSSGNKDSDDRIAIPYSAASIRLFGSYNPEYVVIAAADASRVNAAEQAIDQLLKRLHHGKDDYHLTNNAAMIQAEARTANTLSLMLGSIAAISLLVGGIGVMNIMLMTVRERTREIGIRMATGARQRDILRQFLTEAVMLSVVGGLFGIALALLVGGVLVLADVAVQFSLVAVLGAFGCALVTGVVFGFMPARKAARLDPVKALTSE, encoded by the coding sequence TTGACCACGCCCCTGATCGAATTCAAGCACATCCGCAAATCCTACGGCGGCGGCGACAGCCCGCAGGTCGACGTGCTGCGCGGTATCGACCTATCGATCCATGCCGGGGAATTCGTCGCCATCGTCGGCGCGTCCGGCTCCGGCAAATCGACGCTGATGAATATCCTCGGTTGCCTCGACCGCCCGAGCGAAGGCGACTACCTGTTCGCCGGCGAAAACGTCGCTCACCTGGGCAGCGACGAACTGGCCTGGCTGCGCCGTGAGGCCTTCGGTTTCGTGTTCCAGGGCTACCACCTGATCCCTTCGGCGTCGGCCCAGGAAAACGTCGAGATGCCGGCGATCTATGCCGGCATCAGCGCCAGCGAACGGCATGCCCGCGCGAGCGCCCTGCTCAGCCGGCTGGGCCTGGCCGAACGCACCGGCAACCGGCCGCACCAGCTTTCCGGCGGCCAGCAGCAACGGGTGTCCATCGCGCGCGCGTTGATGAACGGTGGGCACATCATCCTTGCGGACGAACCCACCGGCGCCCTCGACAGCCACAGCGGCGCCGAAGTGATGACCCTGCTTGACGAACTGGCGAGTCAGGGCCACGTGGTGATCCTGATCACCCATGACCGCGAAGTGGCCGCACGGGCCAACCGCATCATCGAGATTCGCGACGGCCTGATCATCAGCGACTCGGCCAACGCCGACGCCTTTGTGCCCGCCGAAGCCAACAGCGCTGCGTTGCAAGCGGTAGACCTGCGTCAGCGCCTGGCCGACGGCGCCGAACACAACGGCGCCTGGAAAGCCGAACTGCTCGACGCGCTGCAAGCGGCCTGGCGCGTGATGTGGATCAACCGCTTCCGCACCGCGCTGACCCTGCTCGGGATCATCATTGGCGTGGCCTCGGTGGTGGTCATGCTCGCCGTAGGTGAAGGCAGCAAGCGCCAGGTGATGGAGCAGATGGGCGCGTTCGGCTCCAACATCCTGTATGTCAGTGGCTCGTCACCCAACCCGCGCACGCCCCTGGGCATCATCACCCCCGAAGATGTAGCCGCCCTGGCCACCCTGCCGCAGGTGAAAAAGATCATGCCGGTCAACGGCGCCGAAGCCGGCGTGCGGTTCGGCAACATCGACTACATGGCCTATGTCGGCGGCAATGACACGAATTTCCCGACGATTTTCAACTGGCCGGTGGTCGAGGGCAGCTACTTCACCGAAGCCGACGAACGCAACGCCGCCACCGTCGCAGTGATCGGCGCACGGGTGCGCGACAAGCTGTTCAAAGGCCTGGTCAACCCCATCGGCCAATACATCCTGATCGAAAACGTGCCATTCCAGGTGGTCGGCGTGCTCCAGGAAAAAGGCTCCAGCTCGGGCAATAAAGACAGCGATGACCGCATTGCCATCCCCTACTCCGCCGCCAGCATTCGCCTGTTCGGCAGCTACAACCCGGAGTACGTGGTGATTGCCGCCGCCGACGCCAGCCGCGTTAACGCCGCCGAACAGGCCATCGATCAGTTGCTCAAGCGCCTGCACCACGGCAAGGACGACTACCACCTGACCAACAACGCCGCGATGATTCAGGCCGAAGCGCGCACCGCCAATACCCTGTCGTTGATGCTGGGTTCGATTGCGGCGATTTCGCTGCTGGTGGGCGGTATCGGCGTGATGAATATCATGCTGATGACCGTGCGCGAACGCACCCGCGAAATCGGTATCCGCATGGCCACCGGCGCCCGCCAGCGCGACATTCTGCGTCAGTTTCTCACCGAGGCGGTGATGCTTTCGGTGGTCGGCGGGCTGTTCGGTATCGCCCTGGCGCTGCTGGTGGGCGGCGTGCTGGTGCTGGCCGATGTGGCGGTGCAGTTCTCCCTGGTGGCGGTGCTCGGCGCATTTGGCTGCGCGCTGGTCACCGGTGTCGTATTCGGCTTTATGCCGGCCCGTAAAGCTGCCCGGCTCGATCCGGTTAAGGCGTTGACCAGTGAATAA
- a CDS encoding efflux transporter outer membrane subunit: MNKHPLAPPLTLLSLCLLLNACASHAPAVDSGIAPPAAWQYAERAASQATNQRWWTQFGSPSLNRLIDQARRDSFDVAAAMARVRQAQATAVIAGAPLLPEVKFNLTASREKLLRGSGNSDLNATESDRTVSSYDANLSASYELDFWGGRAAARDSALHSLQASQFDQANVELTLLSNVADRYAQTLAARQRLQIAELNLANARNVLTLVQTRYDAGSATALELAQQKSLVASQQRQLPLIEQLAEASRITLAALLGQPVQALELGGEPFQALTWPTIGPGVPSQLLSRRPDLAQAEAQLAAANADVRVARAAMLPAVTLGATLGSGAYKADDILRSPFYTLTSGLVAPIFNNGRLSAERDKARARQDELLQTYRGAIINGFADVEKALSNITRLDQQRQWQSEELRQAQTAFQIAQSRYQAGAEDWLTVLETQRSLYAAQDLNVQLRLSRLQASIALYKALGGGWSNEIR, from the coding sequence GTGAATAAACACCCCCTCGCCCCCCCGCTGACGCTGCTCAGCCTGTGCCTGTTGCTCAATGCCTGCGCAAGCCATGCGCCCGCCGTCGACAGCGGCATCGCGCCGCCCGCCGCCTGGCAATATGCCGAGCGCGCAGCCAGCCAGGCCACCAACCAGCGCTGGTGGACGCAGTTTGGCAGCCCATCGCTCAACCGTTTGATCGACCAGGCCCGCCGTGACAGTTTCGACGTGGCCGCGGCCATGGCGCGCGTGCGTCAGGCGCAGGCAACGGCAGTGATTGCCGGCGCGCCGCTGCTGCCCGAGGTCAAGTTCAACCTCACCGCCAGCCGCGAAAAGCTGTTGCGCGGCAGCGGCAATTCGGACCTGAACGCCACCGAGAGCGACCGAACCGTCAGCAGCTATGACGCCAACCTCAGCGCCAGCTACGAACTCGATTTCTGGGGCGGCCGCGCCGCTGCGCGAGACAGTGCGCTGCACAGCCTGCAAGCCAGCCAGTTCGACCAGGCCAATGTGGAGCTGACCCTGCTCAGCAACGTGGCCGACCGCTACGCACAAACCCTGGCCGCACGCCAACGCCTGCAGATCGCCGAGCTGAATCTGGCGAATGCACGCAACGTGCTCACGCTGGTGCAAACCCGCTACGACGCCGGTTCCGCGACTGCCCTGGAATTGGCGCAGCAGAAAAGCCTGGTGGCCAGCCAGCAACGGCAACTGCCGCTGATCGAGCAGCTGGCCGAAGCGTCGCGGATCACCCTCGCCGCGTTGCTCGGCCAGCCCGTGCAGGCGCTGGAGCTGGGCGGCGAGCCGTTCCAGGCCCTGACCTGGCCAACCATCGGCCCCGGCGTGCCGAGCCAGTTATTGAGCCGGCGCCCCGACCTCGCCCAGGCCGAGGCACAGCTGGCGGCGGCGAACGCCGACGTGCGCGTGGCCCGTGCGGCGATGCTGCCGGCGGTGACCCTGGGCGCGACCCTGGGTTCGGGGGCGTACAAGGCCGACGATATCCTGCGCAGTCCGTTCTACACCCTGACCTCGGGGCTGGTGGCCCCCATTTTCAACAATGGTCGTCTGAGTGCGGAGCGCGACAAGGCCCGCGCACGCCAGGATGAGCTGCTGCAAACCTACCGTGGTGCGATCATCAACGGCTTTGCCGACGTGGAAAAAGCCCTCAGCAACATCACCCGCCTGGACCAGCAGCGCCAATGGCAGTCCGAAGAGCTGCGACAGGCCCAGACGGCCTTCCAGATCGCGCAGAGCCGCTACCAGGCCGGAGCCGAGGATTGGCTCACGGTGCTGGAGACCCAACGCAGCCTGTACGCCGCCCAGGACCTCAACGTGCAGCTGCGACTCTCGCGCCTGCAAGCCAGCATCGCGTTGTATAAAGCGCTGGGCGGCGGTTGGAGTAACGAGATCCGATAA
- a CDS encoding alpha/beta hydrolase has product MKPSVVGKCLVCLGGLLFAQLALAEALIAPTAIDWLLDCPFPAVERLDPEVLARTQCALVTVPRDHAAPGRGRTRLSLTRVGARDPLNREGVVFIQSGEPPTSKNATFALHLAGRWESYATQAYRTLVDRYDVIELRSRDLQEHNAIEQAAQDMEYVRAQLGEARLSYIGNADAARLGNRYATLFPERIARMVLVNTGRGEPLAYGIDLLLLKEPPQASGDGCISRWLGDFLAYGKQPPSTTRCLDRGGWD; this is encoded by the coding sequence ATGAAACCCAGCGTTGTTGGAAAATGCCTGGTCTGCCTGGGCGGCTTGCTGTTCGCACAGCTGGCACTGGCCGAAGCCCTGATCGCGCCCACTGCCATTGACTGGTTACTCGATTGCCCCTTCCCGGCAGTTGAACGGCTCGACCCCGAAGTCCTCGCCCGCACCCAATGCGCGCTGGTGACCGTGCCCCGCGACCATGCCGCACCAGGGCGCGGGCGCACACGCCTGAGCCTGACACGCGTCGGCGCGCGCGACCCGCTCAACCGTGAGGGCGTGGTATTTATCCAGTCCGGCGAACCACCTACGTCCAAAAACGCGACGTTTGCCCTGCACCTGGCCGGCCGCTGGGAGTCTTACGCCACCCAGGCTTACCGCACACTGGTCGACCGCTATGACGTGATCGAATTGCGCAGCCGCGACCTGCAAGAGCACAACGCCATCGAACAGGCGGCGCAGGATATGGAATATGTCCGTGCACAACTGGGCGAGGCCCGGCTCAGCTATATCGGCAATGCCGACGCGGCGCGACTCGGCAACCGCTATGCCACGCTGTTCCCCGAACGCATCGCACGCATGGTGCTGGTCAACACCGGGCGCGGTGAACCGCTCGCGTACGGCATCGACCTGTTGCTGCTCAAGGAACCGCCCCAGGCCAGCGGCGATGGCTGCATCAGTCGCTGGCTCGGTGATTTTCTGGCTTACGGCAAACAGCCACCTTCGACTACACGGTGTCTGGACCGTGGCGGTTGGGATTGA
- a CDS encoding FadR/GntR family transcriptional regulator, producing MLSRPLRRKRQKLSDVIVESVKRSIVTDALKPGDRLPTERELMESFQCSKGSAREALKALEVEGLVSTRTGPSGGAYLNQAGTEPASRALRNYLHFQHLDGEQVYQLRKVIEVELAVSVLGRLSEDDYRALQDNVDFCSAPEDSEAGQREQRLAELEFHNLLAKACPNPLLSFMAQFLNDLLRDLVVLKKAYKPKRKQFDAANLDYHKQLLIAFRAGDESAVRSLMHEHMCDAEHHMSALEGQVSPHFLLEFDHS from the coding sequence ATGCTGAGCCGCCCGCTACGCCGCAAACGCCAGAAGCTTTCCGATGTGATCGTCGAGTCGGTCAAGCGCTCGATCGTCACCGATGCCTTGAAGCCCGGCGACCGCTTGCCCACCGAACGCGAGCTGATGGAAAGTTTCCAGTGCTCCAAGGGCTCGGCGCGCGAGGCGCTCAAGGCGCTGGAAGTGGAGGGCCTGGTGAGCACACGCACCGGCCCCAGCGGCGGCGCCTACCTCAACCAGGCCGGCACCGAGCCCGCCAGCCGCGCCCTGCGCAACTACCTGCACTTCCAGCACCTGGACGGTGAACAGGTGTACCAGCTGCGCAAGGTCATCGAAGTGGAACTGGCGGTGTCGGTGCTCGGGCGCTTGAGCGAGGACGACTACCGGGCGCTGCAGGACAACGTCGACTTTTGCAGCGCCCCCGAAGACAGCGAAGCCGGCCAGCGTGAGCAGCGCCTGGCGGAACTGGAATTTCACAACCTGCTGGCCAAGGCCTGCCCCAACCCGCTGCTCAGTTTCATGGCGCAGTTTCTCAACGACCTGCTGCGTGACCTGGTGGTGCTGAAAAAAGCCTACAAGCCCAAGCGCAAGCAGTTCGATGCGGCCAACCTCGACTACCACAAGCAACTGCTGATCGCCTTTCGCGCCGGCGATGAAAGCGCGGTGCGCAGCTTGATGCATGAACACATGTGCGATGCCGAACACCATATGAGCGCCCTGGAAGGCCAGGTCAGCCCGCACTTCCTGCTGGAGTTCGATCACTCATAA
- a CDS encoding ABC transporter substrate-binding protein: MQRRTLLKASLTFASALSLPLSVRSAFAAEPFTFYGLKSMSGAFASYGKFADMGSRLAVEQHPELLGRPLNYKVIDTEGNAGKAVRKVQEAIQQDGARFFQGCTLSSSALAVAKEVDKVGGVFMTPVGADEVTGKDCNKATFRWSVPTYGAIRETMVPLIKLLPDAKRWYTITPQYVFGEALLEGAKNILKEHGLEHVGNSYHSLQEQEFSGYLTNAISTKPDVLVLLNFGSQSSNTLRQAVNFGIKERMKVLLVWSAGLDQFQELGSDVLEGVYLGAQYWHQVDTPLNRELVKLTQAKYGINPTYPLAADYISTKVMLETIITTGSFDGPTVAKAMQGLSYEGPTGKESIRAGDHQVIKDYYLLIGKAAGDMADKDDLAKVLSAGQSFPPVEATGCTLA; this comes from the coding sequence ATGCAGCGTCGTACGTTATTGAAAGCCAGTCTCACCTTCGCCTCCGCCCTCAGCCTCCCGCTGAGCGTGCGTTCAGCATTCGCCGCCGAGCCCTTTACCTTTTACGGCCTCAAGTCCATGTCTGGCGCTTTTGCCAGCTATGGCAAGTTTGCCGACATGGGGTCGCGCCTGGCGGTGGAACAGCATCCCGAGCTGCTCGGCCGCCCGTTGAACTACAAGGTCATCGACACCGAAGGCAATGCCGGCAAGGCGGTGCGCAAAGTGCAGGAGGCGATCCAGCAGGACGGCGCGCGGTTCTTCCAGGGCTGCACGCTGTCCTCCTCCGCCTTGGCGGTGGCCAAGGAAGTGGACAAGGTCGGCGGCGTCTTCATGACCCCGGTGGGCGCCGATGAGGTCACCGGCAAGGACTGCAACAAGGCCACGTTTCGCTGGTCGGTGCCCACCTACGGCGCGATCCGCGAAACCATGGTGCCGCTGATCAAGCTACTGCCGGACGCCAAGCGTTGGTACACCATCACCCCGCAATATGTGTTCGGTGAAGCCTTGCTTGAAGGCGCGAAAAATATCCTCAAGGAACACGGCCTGGAGCACGTCGGCAACAGCTACCACTCGTTGCAGGAACAGGAATTCTCCGGCTACCTGACCAACGCCATCTCCACCAAACCCGATGTACTGGTGCTGCTCAATTTCGGCAGCCAGTCATCCAACACCCTGCGCCAGGCGGTGAATTTTGGCATCAAGGAGCGCATGAAGGTGCTGCTGGTGTGGTCCGCCGGCCTCGATCAGTTCCAGGAACTGGGCAGCGATGTGCTCGAAGGCGTGTACCTGGGCGCGCAGTACTGGCACCAGGTCGACACGCCGCTGAACCGCGAGCTGGTCAAGCTGACACAGGCCAAATACGGCATCAACCCCACCTACCCGCTGGCCGCGGATTACATCAGCACCAAAGTGATGCTCGAGACCATCATTACGACCGGCAGCTTTGACGGCCCCACCGTGGCCAAAGCCATGCAGGGCCTGAGCTATGAAGGCCCGACCGGCAAGGAATCGATCCGCGCCGGCGACCATCAGGTGATCAAGGATTACTACCTGCTGATCGGCAAGGCCGCCGGCGATATGGCCGACAAGGACGACCTGGCCAAGGTGCTCAGCGCCGGCCAGTCCTTCCCGCCGGTGGAAGCCACGGGCTGCACGCTCGCCTGA
- a CDS encoding branched-chain amino acid ABC transporter permease — translation MLNLYLFQILNGLGLGMIYFLIAVGLTIIFGLLNFVNFAHGAFFLLGAYLCYTAVSLTGNFWLALLIAPLVVAALAWVIERLLIQRIYHLPHMFQILVTLGIALIIQEASVMIWGPVGKSVAVPELLRGVLVVGDFIYPYYRLFLIVFSALVGLGLWLLLERTRFGALVRAGSESTETVSLLGTNIFRLFSMTFALGVALAGVAGVLFAPLRGAQPFVGPEILGVAFVVVVIGGMGSFSGALVGGLLVGVVQSLMTTLWPQGASLMIYGAMAVVILVRPYGLFGRA, via the coding sequence ATGCTTAATCTTTACCTGTTTCAGATACTCAACGGTCTGGGGTTGGGAATGATCTACTTCCTGATCGCGGTCGGGCTGACGATCATTTTCGGCCTGCTCAACTTCGTCAATTTCGCCCACGGCGCGTTCTTCCTGCTGGGCGCCTACCTCTGCTACACCGCCGTCAGCCTCACCGGCAACTTCTGGCTGGCGCTGCTGATTGCGCCGCTGGTGGTGGCCGCGCTCGCGTGGGTGATCGAGCGCCTGCTGATCCAGCGGATCTACCACTTGCCGCACATGTTCCAGATTCTGGTGACCCTGGGGATCGCGCTGATCATCCAGGAAGCCAGCGTGATGATCTGGGGCCCGGTGGGCAAGAGCGTCGCGGTGCCGGAACTGCTGCGCGGCGTGCTGGTGGTGGGCGATTTCATCTATCCCTACTACCGCCTGTTCCTCATCGTGTTTTCCGCGCTGGTGGGCCTGGGCCTGTGGCTGCTGCTGGAACGCACGCGCTTCGGTGCCCTGGTGCGCGCCGGCAGCGAGAGCACCGAAACCGTGTCGCTGCTGGGCACCAATATTTTCCGCCTGTTCTCCATGACCTTCGCCCTTGGCGTGGCCCTGGCCGGCGTCGCCGGGGTGCTGTTTGCGCCGCTGCGTGGCGCCCAGCCGTTCGTTGGCCCGGAGATCCTCGGCGTGGCGTTCGTGGTGGTGGTGATCGGCGGCATGGGCTCGTTCAGCGGTGCGCTGGTCGGCGGTTTGCTGGTGGGCGTAGTGCAAAGCCTGATGACCACACTCTGGCCCCAGGGCGCGAGCCTGATGATCTACGGCGCGATGGCCGTGGTGATTCTGGTACGCCCCTACGGCCTGTTCGGGAGAGCCTGA
- a CDS encoding branched-chain amino acid ABC transporter permease: MSEKNPLPFAKTQSRAMLLWVLAVLIGLPLILPSATLATEILIFALAALACNLLLGYTGLLSFGQGIFFGAGAYCAALLMIHLQLGLFSALLGAALTGGFLALLVGALAIRRTGIYFVMLTLAFSQMAYFVAYTLSDWTGGDNGLLSVPRPEIRIGDIVLLSLADARAFYGFVAVLFLLIFIGARRVIASPFGSTLMAIRENETRASAIGYDTRHFKILVFVLSGAVTGIAGALYAMLLHFVPLSNIDLAMSENILIMTIVGGTGSLFGSLLGAGSIVLLGDFLSDLWPRWLMLLGVILILVVIFMRGGLWGGLAAVFEKIRGRRTPSVVAKEHVQ; encoded by the coding sequence ATGAGCGAGAAAAACCCCCTGCCGTTTGCCAAGACCCAATCGCGCGCGATGCTGCTGTGGGTGCTGGCGGTGCTGATCGGCCTGCCGTTGATATTGCCGTCGGCCACCCTGGCCACCGAAATCCTGATCTTTGCCCTGGCCGCGCTGGCCTGCAACCTGCTGCTGGGCTACACCGGGCTGTTGTCGTTCGGCCAAGGCATCTTCTTTGGTGCCGGTGCGTATTGCGCGGCGCTGCTGATGATCCACCTGCAACTGGGTCTGTTCAGCGCCCTGCTCGGCGCGGCCCTGACCGGTGGCTTCCTGGCCCTGCTGGTGGGCGCCCTGGCCATTCGGCGCACCGGTATCTACTTCGTGATGCTCACCCTGGCGTTCAGTCAGATGGCCTACTTCGTCGCCTACACCCTGAGCGACTGGACCGGCGGCGACAACGGCCTGCTCAGTGTGCCGCGCCCGGAAATCCGCATCGGTGACATCGTGCTGCTGTCGCTGGCCGACGCCCGCGCCTTTTACGGGTTTGTCGCCGTGCTGTTCCTGCTGATCTTTATCGGCGCGCGCCGGGTGATCGCTTCGCCGTTCGGCAGCACCCTGATGGCGATCCGCGAAAACGAAACCCGTGCCTCGGCCATCGGCTACGACACGCGGCACTTCAAGATCCTGGTGTTCGTATTGTCCGGCGCGGTCACCGGCATTGCCGGGGCGCTGTACGCCATGCTGCTGCACTTTGTGCCGCTGTCGAACATCGACCTGGCAATGTCCGAGAACATCCTGATCATGACCATCGTCGGTGGCACCGGCTCGTTGTTCGGCTCGTTGCTGGGCGCCGGTTCCATCGTGCTGCTGGGGGACTTCCTGTCGGACCTGTGGCCGCGCTGGCTGATGCTGCTGGGGGTGATCCTGATCCTGGTGGTGATCTTTATGCGCGGCGGCTTGTGGGGCGGGTTGGCCGCTGTGTTCGAAAAAATACGCGGCCGTCGCACGCCCAGCGTCGTGGCAAAGGAGCACGTGCAATGA
- a CDS encoding ABC transporter ATP-binding protein — MSILLETQDLELAYGAFHAVNGVNLKVEAGTIHTIIGPNGAGKTSLFHCLTGERQATAGAIHFDGKNLMRKPAHGRVGLGMARSFQLTSLFQNLSVRENLRLAAQGRDGARALNFWRRVDSKREHLEMADQVLERLQLTARAETLAGELSHGQQRVLEVGMSICSKPKLLMLDEPTSGMGIDDIPIMTQLISDLGRDHTVLLIEHNMSIVMSISQRITVMSHGQILVEGTPQFVRADERVRTAYLGEAA; from the coding sequence ATGAGCATTTTGCTGGAAACTCAAGACCTGGAACTGGCCTACGGCGCGTTCCATGCGGTCAACGGCGTCAACCTCAAGGTCGAGGCCGGCACCATCCACACCATCATCGGCCCAAACGGTGCGGGCAAGACCAGCCTGTTCCACTGCCTCACGGGCGAGCGCCAGGCCACCGCCGGCGCGATCCACTTCGACGGCAAGAACCTGATGCGCAAACCCGCCCATGGCCGCGTGGGCCTGGGCATGGCGCGCTCGTTCCAGCTCACCAGCCTGTTCCAGAACCTCAGCGTGCGTGAAAATCTGCGCCTGGCCGCCCAAGGCCGTGACGGCGCGCGCGCCCTGAATTTCTGGCGCCGCGTGGACAGCAAGCGCGAGCACCTGGAGATGGCCGACCAGGTGCTGGAACGCCTGCAACTGACCGCCCGCGCCGAGACCCTGGCCGGCGAGTTGTCCCACGGCCAGCAGCGCGTGCTGGAAGTGGGCATGTCGATCTGTTCCAAGCCCAAACTGTTGATGCTCGATGAGCCCACCTCGGGCATGGGCATCGACGATATTCCGATCATGACCCAACTGATCAGCGACCTGGGCCGCGACCACACGGTGCTGCTGATCGAACACAACATGAGCATCGTCATGTCCATCAGCCAACGCATCACGGTGATGAGCCACGGGCAGATCCTGGTGGAAGGCACGCCGCAATTCGTGCGTGCCGATGAACGTGTGCGCACGGCTTACCTTGGGGAGGCGGCGTGA